The region CTGGTGTTCCTGGCCGCGGTCGTCGGAAAGCTCCGTAACCGGTCCGCGATCGACGAGTTCGCCGACTCCATCGTCCAGTTCGGAGTGCTGCCGGCAACGTGGACACGACCCGCTGCCCGGCTGGTGCTGGGTGCCGAGGGCGTGATCGTGCTGCTGTTGGCCGTACCCGGCACCATGCCCGTGGGCTACCTGCTGGCCATCGGGCTGCTCGGCGTACTCACCGGCGCGATGCTGGTCGCCGTACGGCGTGGCCGCCGGCCGGCCTGCCTGTGCTTCGGCACCGCCGGTACGCCGATCGGTGGTCGGCACGTGGCCCGGAACATTCTGCTGATGGCGGTCGCCGTCGGCGGCCTGCTGGTGACTGTCCTCAACGACCCGCCGACAGGTATCGGCGAGGTGCTGCTGGCCGCCGCGACGGCCGTCCCGCTGGCCGCCATCGTCGTGCGTCTCGACGACATCGTCGACCTGTTCGCCCCGACCTCGGCATCGCCGACCACCCCTAGCCGGACCTGAAGGAGTGTCTGATGTGGTATCTCACCGTTGCCGTCGTTCTGGTCGCCGTGCTCGGCCTGGTGAACCTGGTCTTCACCCTCGGGGTGGTCCGCCGGCTACGCGAGCACACCGAGCTACTCAGCGGCCAACAGGCCAAACAGCCGGAGGCGATGCTTGAGGGGGGCGGCGTGCCGGCCGAGTTCCGGTCGACATCCACCGACGGTCGGGTGTTCACCCGTGCCGAACTCCGGCCGATGACCCTGGTCGCGTTCGTCTCTCCCGCCTGTGACCTGTGTGAGGAGCAGATACCCACCCTGCTCGACCGGGCCCGGCATATGCCCGGCGGACCGGAACACGTGTGGGTGGTCGTGGTGGGCAAGGGACCGGAGACGGAACCGTACGCCGAGCGCTTCCGGGAGGTGGCCACGGTCTTCATCGAGCCAGGCAACGGCGACCTTCCGCTCGCCTTCAAGATCAATGGATATCCGGCGTTCGGCCTCGTCGACGAGAGGGGCGAAGTAACCAACAGCACCTTCGGCATCGCCAGGTTGGACCTGCCGGTGGCCCGATGAATGTCGGAACGGGGGCCGGGGTGCGACTCGCCCCGGCCCGGGCCCTCCGGCACGCGCGCGACGCCCTCGGGCTCACCTGGCGCGCGGCCCCCGTCGGAACCGCGGCCGACCTGGGACTCGCGGTACTCGTCGGCCTGATCCCGGTGCTCGCCGCCTGGCTGACCAAACTCGTGCTCGACCGGCTCGTCACGGGCACCGGCACCGGGCTGGTCGTACTCGGAATGGGCCTGGCGGGCACAGCGGCGGCCGGGGCGGTCCTCCCGCACGTGCGCAAGTACGTCGAGGCCGAACGGTCCCGGGCGGTGGCCCGGATGGTACGCCGACGGCTCTATGCCGCGCTGCAACGCTTCGTCGGCCTGGCCCGGTTGGAGAACCCCGCGTTCCAGGACCAACTCCAGGTGGCGCAGCAGACCGGGCACCTCGGTCCGGCACAGCTCACCGGCAACGTACTGGCCACCGTGCAGAGCGTCATCGGAATGACCGGCTTTATCGGCGTACTGCTGGTGCTGAACCCGTGGATGGCGGTGCTGGTGCTGCTCGCCGCCCTGCCGACCCTGTGGATCCAGCTTCGGCTCAATCGGGGTCGGGCGGCGATGCTTCTGCGGCTGGAACACTTCCAGCGCCGGGACCTGTTCTTCTCCCAACTGCTGATCGGCATTCCGGCCGCCAAGGAGATCCGCCTCTTCGGCCTCGGCCGGTTCTTCGGCGACCGGATGCTCGGCGAACTGAGCGGGATGCACGATACCGAGCACCGGCTGGACCGTCGGGAGATGCGGGCCCAGGTGCTGTTGGGTTTGTTCGGCGCGGCGGCGGCCGGCACCGGGATCGTCTACACGATCGGGGTGGCCAGCGACGGGCGCCTGAAGATCGGCGACCTGGCACTCTTCCTCGCCGCCGTACCCGGGGTGCAGAGCGCCCTGGCCAGCCTGGTCGGCCAGATCGGTGCCATCCACCAGGCACTGCTGCTCTTCGACCACTACGACGCGGTGGTACGTGCCGAGCCGGACCTGACACTGCCAGCAGCCCCCCGCCCCGCCCCGCCGCTGTGCGCCGGTATCGAGCTGCGCGACGTCTGGTTCCGCTACGCCGAGGACCACCCGTGGGTGCTCCAGGGCGTGAACCTGCACCTGCCGTACGGATCGACGACGGCACTGGTCGGGCTCAACGGCGCGGGCAAGAGCACCGTGGTCAAACTGTTGTGCCGGTTCTACGACCCGGAGCGGGGATCCATCCACTGGGACGGGGTCGACCTACGAGACCTGGACCCGGTCAGCCTGCGGTCGCGGCTGGGCGCGGTCTTCCAGGACTTCATGGCGTACGACCTGACCGCCGCGGAGAATATCGCGGTCGGTGACCTGGCCGCGATCGAGGACCGGTCGAGGTTGCGGGCCGCGGCCGACGACGCCGGGATCGGCGACCGCCTCGATGCCCTGCCACGCGGCTACGACACCCTGTTGACCAGGATCTTCTTCGACCACGGGGACCGGGAGGACCCGCAGACCGGGGTGGTGCTCTCCGGTGGACAGTGGCAGCGGGTGGCGCTGGCCCGAAGCTTCCTGCGGGCCGGCTGTGACCTGCTTATCCTGGACGAGCCGAGCGCCGGTCTGGACGCCGAGGCCGAACACGACCTGCACCGGCGGCTTCGGCGGTTACGGCAGGGCCGGACCAGTCTGCTCATCTCCCACCGGCTCAACGCCGTGCGTGAAGCCGACGTGATCGTGGTGCTCGATGGCGGGCGGGTGGTCGAGCAGGGCGGTCACGACGAACTCATGACGGTCGGCGGCGACTACGCCCGGCTCTTCGACCTCCAGGCCAGTGGCTACCGGGAGGAGAACGCCGGCGTCTCCTGACCGGGGCAGTGGCCGCTCCGGATCCGGCGGACCGCCGCGTCCCGTACCTCCTGGGGGTCGTCCGCGGCCAGCTCCGCGGCGTACAGCCAGAGCAGGCGGGACATCCGAAACCTGCCGGCGTCGACCGGGTCGACGAGCTGGGCTTCGACCAGCCGGTCGAGGGTGACCCCGGCCCGGTCCGGGGTGGTGTCCAGCAGCGCGGCGAGAACGTCTGCCGTGACGGGCCCGAACCGGAGCAGGCCGAGCCGCCGGAAGGCGACAGCAGTGTCGCCGAGGGACCGGTAACTCGCGGCCAGCCGTGACCGGATCGCCAACTCGTCGAGGCGATGCCGCTCGTCGCGTAGCCGGGCGGCCAGGCTGGCCACCGACCGGTGCGGATGCTGGGCCAGTCTGCTCCCGGCGGTCCGTACGGTCAGCGGAAGCCGTTCACAAAGGTCGACCACGACGTCGGCCGGACCGTCGTTGATCCGGTGCGGACCAGCCGAACGGAGCAGCAACTCGACGGCGTCCGCCTCGGCCAGCGGACCAAGCCGCAGGTGTGGCCCGCCGATGGCGGACAGCCGTGACCGGGCGGTAAGCAGCAACGCGGAGCCCCCGCGCACGGGTAGCAGGTCGGCTACCTGGGCCGGATCGGCGACGTTGTCCAGCACCAGTAGGACGCGTCGACCGAAGAGCAGCGAGCGCACCAGGGCGCGGGCCTCGGCCAGGGTCGTCGGCGTCGGTGTCGTGGGGCCGCGGAGCGACCGGACCAGACGGGCCGACAACTCCGCGGGGGCCAGCGGTGGCGTCTCCAGCTCGGAACCACCGAGGTCGAGGTAGATCTGCCCGTCCGGAAAGTGGTCGAGAACCGCCGCCGAGGCGCGTATGGCCAGCGCCGATTTGCCGATCCCGGGCGTACCGGAGATTGTCACCGTGATCGGCCGGTCGCCCACCCCGGTCAGGGTGGTGTGTAGCCGGGTCGACTCGATTGTCCGGCCAACGAAGGTGTCGACGTCGTACGGCAGCTCGTGCGGCACGATGGATGCCGTTGCCTCGGTCGGGACGCCACCCGCGATCCGAGCCGGAGACGAGTCCCGGCTGACGGCTCCGGCGGACCGGTCGGCCGATCGCTGGCGTGGATGTAGCAGGTGCGGATCCCGGCGCAGCATCGCCTGGCGCAACCCATACAGCTCGGCGCTGGGCTGCACGCCGAGGTCGGTGGCGAGGATCGACTGGACGGCGGTGAAGGCCTCCAGGGCACCGGCGATGTCACCGAGCCGGTAGAGCACGGTCATCAGCTGTGCCCAGGCACGCTCCCGGAGCGGGTTTTCGGCGACGTGTGCCCGTAGGCGCGCGACCAGGTCGGTGCAGTTGCCGGCCCAGAGCTCCAGATGGCAGGCGAAGTACGCCTCCAGCGCGCCGATGCGCCGTTCCCGTAACCGGTCGAGTGCGGCGGTCACCATCGGGCCGCCGGTCGGCGCGGCCGGCATCGGCGTGGGCCACATCGCGAGCGCCTGTTGCAGGGTGGTCGTAGCGGTGGTCAGCTCGCCCCGGCCCAGTGCCGAGTGTCCGTCGGAGACGAGCCGGTCGAACTCGACGGCGTCCAGCTCGCCACGGTGGGTCCGCAACTGGTAGCCGCCGGTGCCGGCGATCAGTCGAGGTGGTCCTGGCGTCGAACCGGACAGCAGCGTACGGAGCTGGCTGATGTGGCTGCGCAGGTTGGCCACCGCCGAGGGAGGTGGTCTGTGGCCCCACAGCTCGTCCACCAGCGTGCCGACCGGTACGGGCTGGTTGGTGTGCACCAGGAGGGTCACCAGCAGGGCTGTCGGACGTCCGGCCGGTAGGCGTAGCGGTTGTCCGTCGCGGTGCACGCAGGGCGTGCCGAGTACCCGAAAGGTCAGTGCCATGCGCGGCCCCCGTGAACCTACCTGGGCAGACGGGCCCACGGTCCTGGCACCACGTCGCGTCCCAGCCATCGATGATTGTGCCAGGAGTTGTGAACGTCGTGTTGCCGCTGGCGGGACAGTCCCGATCTGGCTCAGTCGTCGACTTCGAACTGCGCCAGCATGCGGAGGCCGGTGAGGTCACGGACCGTGATCCGCCGGTAGTCGGTGTCGATCAGGCCGTCGCTACGTAGTTCCCGGAGCGCCTTC is a window of Micromonospora polyrhachis DNA encoding:
- a CDS encoding MauE/DoxX family redox-associated membrane protein gives rise to the protein MGLPKLIVEAVGMGYLELTGRCLLGLVFLAAVVGKLRNRSAIDEFADSIVQFGVLPATWTRPAARLVLGAEGVIVLLLAVPGTMPVGYLLAIGLLGVLTGAMLVAVRRGRRPACLCFGTAGTPIGGRHVARNILLMAVAVGGLLVTVLNDPPTGIGEVLLAAATAVPLAAIVVRLDDIVDLFAPTSASPTTPSRT
- a CDS encoding TlpA family protein disulfide reductase, with translation MWYLTVAVVLVAVLGLVNLVFTLGVVRRLREHTELLSGQQAKQPEAMLEGGGVPAEFRSTSTDGRVFTRAELRPMTLVAFVSPACDLCEEQIPTLLDRARHMPGGPEHVWVVVVGKGPETEPYAERFREVATVFIEPGNGDLPLAFKINGYPAFGLVDERGEVTNSTFGIARLDLPVAR
- a CDS encoding ABC transporter ATP-binding protein yields the protein MNVGTGAGVRLAPARALRHARDALGLTWRAAPVGTAADLGLAVLVGLIPVLAAWLTKLVLDRLVTGTGTGLVVLGMGLAGTAAAGAVLPHVRKYVEAERSRAVARMVRRRLYAALQRFVGLARLENPAFQDQLQVAQQTGHLGPAQLTGNVLATVQSVIGMTGFIGVLLVLNPWMAVLVLLAALPTLWIQLRLNRGRAAMLLRLEHFQRRDLFFSQLLIGIPAAKEIRLFGLGRFFGDRMLGELSGMHDTEHRLDRREMRAQVLLGLFGAAAAGTGIVYTIGVASDGRLKIGDLALFLAAVPGVQSALASLVGQIGAIHQALLLFDHYDAVVRAEPDLTLPAAPRPAPPLCAGIELRDVWFRYAEDHPWVLQGVNLHLPYGSTTALVGLNGAGKSTVVKLLCRFYDPERGSIHWDGVDLRDLDPVSLRSRLGAVFQDFMAYDLTAAENIAVGDLAAIEDRSRLRAAADDAGIGDRLDALPRGYDTLLTRIFFDHGDREDPQTGVVLSGGQWQRVALARSFLRAGCDLLILDEPSAGLDAEAEHDLHRRLRRLRQGRTSLLISHRLNAVREADVIVVLDGGRVVEQGGHDELMTVGGDYARLFDLQASGYREENAGVS
- a CDS encoding AfsR/SARP family transcriptional regulator; this encodes MALTFRVLGTPCVHRDGQPLRLPAGRPTALLVTLLVHTNQPVPVGTLVDELWGHRPPPSAVANLRSHISQLRTLLSGSTPGPPRLIAGTGGYQLRTHRGELDAVEFDRLVSDGHSALGRGELTTATTTLQQALAMWPTPMPAAPTGGPMVTAALDRLRERRIGALEAYFACHLELWAGNCTDLVARLRAHVAENPLRERAWAQLMTVLYRLGDIAGALEAFTAVQSILATDLGVQPSAELYGLRQAMLRRDPHLLHPRQRSADRSAGAVSRDSSPARIAGGVPTEATASIVPHELPYDVDTFVGRTIESTRLHTTLTGVGDRPITVTISGTPGIGKSALAIRASAAVLDHFPDGQIYLDLGGSELETPPLAPAELSARLVRSLRGPTTPTPTTLAEARALVRSLLFGRRVLLVLDNVADPAQVADLLPVRGGSALLLTARSRLSAIGGPHLRLGPLAEADAVELLLRSAGPHRINDGPADVVVDLCERLPLTVRTAGSRLAQHPHRSVASLAARLRDERHRLDELAIRSRLAASYRSLGDTAVAFRRLGLLRFGPVTADVLAALLDTTPDRAGVTLDRLVEAQLVDPVDAGRFRMSRLLWLYAAELAADDPQEVRDAAVRRIRSGHCPGQETPAFSSR